In Anticarsia gemmatalis isolate Benzon Research Colony breed Stoneville strain chromosome 4, ilAntGemm2 primary, whole genome shotgun sequence, one DNA window encodes the following:
- the LOC142972301 gene encoding uncharacterized protein LOC142972301 codes for MVMDNRVNEDNETDHNSSIFITNFQNGDIVNYSLVLIKGIITRGNSNNQDKLLCTLKSDNIQNKSEWNVYNGEFKLIIELKRGENIIELEYTEQQRRTLLLDYTPRKTNLRVTPVYIICQGHDGCFQSPPEVDNSIESACSRIALGSKLIQSITAEKLFESGVGRKTFQLEHEVNNKKPECIIFKSNLNVNKARKMKQTELWSHFGRELMLSDLGSNERKFLGFISCTRFKGTDIDKPMTHEEITSITEAYAALGGGGLALFGTACLYTWPTTVDDIIPKFLDSTPVNSRRFMDDSGYRGTLGGCFATTLGSVFHELGHTFDLGHTKDGIMGRGFDNIDRVFIVGEKRSALIKDNMNNFNGKPVQHSTVSLQRNISVTMNVAEPLRVLGPRSKTTLGNFASMSKSDIIRRSPNVTPITRPSSVYSNITNRLTDSKKNISRTNGNDSIYWTRNCAVLLSYHRWFNNEFGRERQAITRYLKFDKNKMMIISTAGLRIVEVRDESNGMVIDSYEFTNLVPEKRFLLPFTFSPKTKVLTIVVEDDLGNVLKQTFSY; via the exons ATG GTAATGGACAACCGAGTGAATGAAGATAACGAAACCGACCACAACTCCTCaattttcataacaaattttcaaaatggAGATATCGTAAACTATTCCCTTGTTTTGATAAAGGGAATTATCACTCGAGGAAATTCCAACAACCAAGACAAACTATTATGCACGCTTAAAAGTGACAATATCCAAAATAAATCAGAATGGAATGTTTACAATGGCGAATTCAAGTTGATAATCGAATTGAAGAGAGGCGAAAACATTATAGAATTGGAGTACACGGAACAACAACGCAGAACATTACTACTTGATTATACTCCAAGAAAAACCAATCTTCGTGTAACACCGGTGTATATCATCTGTCAGGGACATGATGGATGTTTTCAAAGTCCACCTGAAGTTGATAACTCAATAGAAAGTGCTTGTTCACGAATAGCGCTTGGGTCCAAATTAATTCAAAGCATAACAGCTGAAAAACTGTTTGAAAGTGGTGTGGGAAGAAAAACATTTCAACTAGAACATGAAGTCAACAACAAAAAACCagaatgtataatatttaaaagtaatctCAATGTAAACAAGGCGAGGAAAATGAAACAAACAGAACTCTGGTCGCATTTTGGAAGAGAATTAATGCTGTCTGATTTGGGAAGTAATGAAAGAAAATTCCTGGGCTTCATTTCTTGCACTCGGTTTAAAGGTACTGACATTGATAAGCCTATGACGCATGAAGAAATTACATCTATAACTGAAGCTTATGCTGCATTAGGTGGTGGAGGCTTAGCGCTATTCGGCACAGCTTGTCTCTATACATGGCCAACCACCGTTGACGATATTATCCCAAAATTCTTAGACTCCACGCCAGTGAACTCCAGACGATTTATGGATGACAGTGGTTATCGTGGAACCTTGGGAGGATGTTTTGCAACTACCTTAGGATCAGTGTTTCACGAACTTGGACATACTTTCGATCTCGGACATACCAAAGATGGAATAATGGGAAGGGGTTTCGATAACATAGATCGAGTGTTCATTGTTGGAGAAAAACGGTCAGCCTTAATTAAAGATAACATGAACAACTTTAATGGGAAACCTGTACAACATTCTACGGTTTCTCTGCAACGCAATATTAGTGTAACTATGAATGTAGCTGAACCTCTGCGAGTCTTAGGACCACGAAGTAAAACGACACTGGGAAATTTTGCGTCCATGTCTAAATCTGATATAATAAGAAGAAGCCCGAATGTCACACCAATAACAAGGCCATCCAGTGTTTACTCAAATATAACCAATAGACTCACAGATTCTAAGAAAAACATTAGTCGTACTAACGGGAATGACTCAATCTATTGGACGAGAAATTGTGCAGTATTATTGTCTTATCACCGGTGGTTCAATAATGAATTTGGTAGAGAAAGACAAGCAATAACGAGATACTTgaaatttgataaaaacaaaatgatgatTATATCAACTGCTGGCCTCAGAATAGTTGAAGTAAGAGATGAATCAAATGGAATGGTAATAGATTCATATGAATTTACAAACCTTGTGCCAGAAAAAAGGTTCTTACTGCCCTTTACATTTTCGCCTAAAACCAAAGTTTTAACTATAGTGGTTGAAGATGATCTAGGAAACGTGTTGAAACAGACTTTTTCGTATTAA
- the mRpL16 gene encoding mitochondrial ribosomal protein L16: MMLSQTIRLTIGLLRPESSQLVLAAGIKYFPPPKNYDHIEIPERQRLRVYDKVPMYPSNLKPPKMQKRLRYMRGPEPLHTSLQLKQYGVVATGGGRMRHQHFEMARLVVARKLDQKRMFAIWRVDPPWQPITKKGQGQRMGGGKGAIDHYVTPIKAGRIVLEVGGKCDYEEVYPMLKIIAERLPFKAEAVSHEKLQEKVEEEKRLEETNQNYYTMKYIIQNNMGGCHRMLSPFDHRWYGKYL; the protein is encoded by the exons ATGATGCTGTCACAAACGATTCGTTTGACTATAG gacTGCTACGACCAGAAAGCAGCCAATTGGTACTCGCAGCTGGCATCAAATATTTCCCACCACCAAAAAATTATGACC ATATTGAAATTCCGGAGCGTCAGAGGCTGCGTGTCTATGACAAGGTACCCATGTACCCATCAAACCTGAAGCCACCGAAGATGCAGAAACGTCTGCGATACATGAGAGGTCCAGAGCCCTTGCACACTAGTCTGCAATTGAAGCAATATGGTGTTGTT GCTACAGGAGGAGGGAGAATGCGTCATCAACATTTCGAAATGGCACGTCTTGTAGTTGCAAGGAAACTGGATCAAAAGAGGATGTTTGCGATATGGAGGGTAGATCCTCCTTGGCAACCTATTACTAAGAAAGGGCAAGGCCAACGTATGGGTGGTGGTAAAGGAGCCATTGATCATTACGTTACTCCTATAAAAGCTGGCAGAATCGTCCTTGAAGTTGGAGGCAAATGTGATTATGAAGAG GTGTATCCAATGTTAAAAATCATTGCTGAGAGATTACCTTTCAAAGCTGAGGCAGTTTCTCATGAAAAGTTACAAGAAAAGGTTGAGGAAGAGAAACGGTTGGAAGAAACTAACCAGAATTATTACacaatgaaatatattattcagaACAACATGGGAGGATGTCACAGGATGTTGTCGCCGTTCGATCACCGCTGGTATGGcaaatatctataa
- the LOC142972302 gene encoding glycolipid transfer protein-like — MASTSTSDEFSFLSMRQFPSVINGRINIVEYLAAASDLITLLERFGTIFTPVRIDLQGNIDKIKKQYKYDENSCLLELMLDEKARGEVIAAGGCLWLNRGLLFFEILFMEMKNSLQKALNPDDINMKQVFTRAYEGSVKQFHNWVTQQLFTIICKMSPNMPQIMRSLNVNQNNVKEFETSLESFSISLHLVRCKTDDFFRDTNILSDIPNKKV, encoded by the exons ATGGCTAGCACCTCTACGAGTGatgaattttcatttttatcaatgaGACAGTTTCCTTCTGTTATCAACGGGCGAATAAATATTGTGGAATATTTGGCGGCGGCTTCGGATTTAATAACTTTACTGG AACGCTTTGGCACAATATTTACTCCAGTAAGAATCGACTTACAAGGAAATATCGAT AAAATAAAGAAGCAATACAAATATGATGAAAATTCCTGCTTGCTTGAATTAATGTTAGATGAAAAAGCTAGAGGAGAGGTAATTGCAGCTGGAGGCTGTCTTTGGCTTAATAG GGGTCTGCTGTTTttcgaaatattatttatggaaATGAAAAATAGTTTGCAAAAGGCACTAAACCCAGATGATATAAACATGAAGCAAGTGTTCACAAGAGCATACGAGGGATCAGTGAAACAGTTTCACAACTGGGTCACCCAACAATTATTTACT ATTATATGTAAAATGTCACCAAATATGCCTCAAATAATGAGGTCTCTTAATgttaatcaaaataatgttaagGAATTTGAAACAAGTTTAGAGAGTTTCAGTATAAGTTTGCATTTAGTTAGATGTAAAACAGACGATTTCTTTAGAGATACCAATATACTAAGTGACATACCAAACAAAAAAGTGTAA